The window GTGAGTCTGAGCTCTGCGTGCTGTTGCTGCGGCCAGACCGACGCAGGAAGGCCACCGCCCTCTTCATGAGGTCACTTCCGCTGTGCTCAGAGAGGGCGTGTGCCGGGGGTGGGTTATGGGCCGGGGGAGGAGCCAAGCTGCTACTATCCTCCTCCCCCGAGTCAGAGTACAGGCGGAAGGAGTAATGTGTGGGGGTGTCGATGGTTTGTGCCCGAGGTATGTGGGTGGGAGTGAAGTCGGGACTGGAGGTGTCCCGGTAGAAGTTTGGGGGGGCAGAGTAGCGGTTGCTACTGTGGGGTTTGGGGCCAGCCTCGGGCCCTTCCTCTGCTGTCACCACTGAGAACCTGCCGACGGCCACACAGCCCTGACCTCTCCTGGCCCCCGGCTCTTTGGGGGCGTGGGACCCACCCGAGCCACTGGAGGGTGCTAGTGAGCTGCTGGAGCTCCGGCCCTTCCTGGTCTTCTCCAGACGCCGGACTACATCCGGGGGAGTGGGGACGATCTAGGGAGACGGGTGGGAGAACAACAAAGGAAAACAACAAGAGAGGAAATCATTTGTCAGATCATAATGACACGATGCAGTGCACTGAAATGCTGTATCACGTAAATATCGAGCTGAGGAGAGGTGTTACCAAGTGTCTTACCTGAAAACGGCTATTTGAGTCATGTGAGTTGGAGTTGTCGTTATCCAAAACCTTgccagaggctggaggaggagaagagaaggtttataatattataaataaagaaatatataaaaataaaaaaactgctCAACATACAATACAGGAATGCTGGAGCTGTCAAAACACTTGTTTAATTCACTTAGTCTGTGTTCATTACCAGGTACTGCAGAGTCACTCAGGCCCAGGCTATCTGCACGCTCGGGAATCTGAGGCTGAGACAGAATGGGAGAAGGATCTAGTCAGTCCGTTCTAGGTGGGAATCAGACTGTGTGAACTCACTAGTCATCATCCTGCTCTGACCCTGGTCTGTCTGAACCAGTTTGGCCTCACACACAGCTAAACTGGCCCCCGTCAGGACATACAGTTGAACTTGCGAGGAGTGCAGTGCCTAATGGAGTAGCTGGCTTGGGTTCAGCACTACTCAATCTCCTCAGTTGTAAATGCTATATTAAGTTCACTGTGGTACAGAACAATCGATAAGGAATCAATATTACACCAGGAATTTTTACAGATCGATCaaatctccacacacacacagacacacacacacacacacacacacacacacacacacacacacacacagtcgtacCAGCAGCTCTCCCTTGCGGCCCGGTCCTCCCTCCCCGGTGGTCTGGCTGTCAGACACCCCTTCTGTGCTGGAGCCCTGGGGGTCTGATGCTGTGCTTGAGGGCTGAGAGGGGGCGTACTCCTGGTACAGCAGGTTCCTCAGCTTCTCATCCAGGGTCTTGATGGTGCGGTCCACAAACTCAACTCTGGGGGGGCCCTCTCCGTCAGACTCCCCTGGACCTCCACCCCCAgagccccctggccccccaggcTGCTGGGAGGACCCTGGGACAGCCTGGTGGGCCGGACTCTGGGGTTGGGAGGTCACAGTGCCAGACAGGATGGGGGTGGCATAGGGCTGCTGGAGGACTACTGATTGGtgggaggccaggggagggggtggttctCCAGTGGGGCTGGCCTCCTGATTGGTTACGGAGGAGGCTCCACTTGCTCCCTTGTGGCCCAGGGTCACATCTAAAGACACGGGCGGGACGATGGGGCAGCAGGGGAGGTCAGTTACCATGGAGACTGTGGCGATGCAGGGCTTGTCAATAGAGAGGGAGTTGTGGCGGTCAACAGTGACAACAGTGGAGGCTTTGGCTATAGAGGGCTGGATGTGCTGCACCCTGGCCTTGCCCACCTGGGGCTCCTGAGGCTGGGCTGAGTCTGCAGGtgcagagggggtggaggacacTGGAGCAGGGACTTGAGGGGTGCTGGAGCTGGACTTGACTGAAGAGGCAGGACCTCCTGATTCTGGGATGCAGAGACGGATAGATAAGAGGTAGTTGGACGTTCTGTGGACGTCAGTCAACAACAACTATGACATCACCATTTGTCCTCCTAGCCCCCAAACTCAGTCAGAGAAGACATGCCTGCAATGTAGCAGTGAGGAATTATACAACCGACCCCAGattccacaacacacacacgtacgcctAACACACGCAACTCTGTTTCTATAAACACATACATGCCAAAAAGCTGAAGTACACCAACTATTATGCTAAATAATTCTATACTGACAAGGATTCAGCACTTTCTGTtggttgggtgtgtgtatttgtccgTGTCCTACCCTTGGCGGTGGAGGCGTGGGCGGGgctgtgttctctgtctggAGGGGGCGTCTCAGCCACGGGGCAGATGATGAACCAGCGCTTGCCAGTGTGGAGGACTGCcaaggacacagagacacaggctcAGAAAGACATACCAGCTAAGCAGGAAACGGACCCCAAGCAGGGCAATAGGAAGGAGGACAGAGCGATGAttgggtgacagagagagagagagagagagagacagagccatgGCGTGAATGATGGTGGCAGATAAACTATCATCTCTTCCACCTCCATCcctatccaccccccccccctccccccaggctgcATCAGCCTGGAGGGCATCCAGGCTGAggctgaacagacacacactgagggcagccaggctgaggctgagcagacacacactgagggcagccaggctgaggctgaacagacacacactgagggcatccaggctgaggctgaacagacacacactgagggcatccaggctgaggctgaacagacacacactgagggcatccaggctgaggctgaacagacacacactgagggtagccaggctgaggctgaacagacacacactgagggcatccaggctgaggctgaacagacacacactgagggcatccaggctgaggctgagcagacacacactgagggcagccaggctgaggctgagcagacacacactgagggcagccaggctgaggctgagcagacacacactgagggcaTCCAGGCTGAGGCTGAGCAGACACACTGAGGGTGCTGGgggagcagacacacactgagggtgCTGGGGGAGCAGACACTCACCGTTCTGCTGGTATACCAGCTGTGGGGAGTTGGGTGTTGCAGACTTTATAACCTGTGAGggcaaaaacacacattttataaAGTGCATGGGAGACTGGTGCATCAGCAGGCTATCGATAGACAATAAAGCTTAAAAGGGTCTTCTTAAACAAAGTCACCGAGTTGGCTCTGATGGGAAATTGAGTTAGTGGAATGAGTCATATCAGCAacaatatttatttgtttattttttggcAGGAGCCTTTGGCAGCTCTGCTCACAAAGTGATCCTGAGTGGAGGCGGAGGACGCAGCAGAGATCGTCTGCAAGAAAGAACAGCTCTGTCTTCTTTGCTgtacattctaactcctcttcTATGCTGCCTCCCTCCAATCTTCACCCCAATGCCAGTCCTCCAGACGCTCTGCAACTCGGTCCCCTAAACCCGCTCCAGCAGTGTGCTCCTCCCCCCTCGTGTTCTCACCTCTGCCCCCAGGGGGCCAGCTCCCTGGCTCTGCTGAGGACTGCTGCCCTGGTCggagcccctctccccctccgtgTCCTCACTCAGCATGTCCTCAGCCTTGTCCACAATGTCCTTCAGCTGGTCAATGAACATCTCCTTCTCCAGGGGCAGGATGAAGTCATTCTCcacctgaggggagggggaaaacCAAACTAGGACCACCGTTTCTGGGTCTATTGGTTGGGGTTTTCATATTTGAATCCTAGACTGCATTGCTGCAAGACACCAGAGGCCTTTCGGCTGGTCTGCAGTAGTTGGCCAGTATGGACCCGTACGCTAGGATTCTGTACCGAATTTCTGATGCCAGAAGTCAAATCTCAAGATTTAAGGTTATTAAATATTCATCTGACTACAGGCAGGGGTTCCCACCCAAAATACATGAGGGAGtttagagagagtgaggaggaggagggggggggggggggttctttttGCTGCAATGCAGAGGAACAATAACACAGAGCTCACTAGTCATGATGACAgagcacctctctctcacacatagcTGTCTGGTATGGGCCTCGCTGTTTAACTGCAAAAACCCATGGGGTGAGTCTAATCTGATTGGACGCCCTCTTCCTTGGGCTGTACCATGTAGGTGGCGATCTCCTCCGGGGCATCTCCATCCAGGTCAAACTTGAAGGTGACCATCTTGTGGTTGTGAGTCTCCAGCTGGCATTCCACCATCTTATCTCCAGTGTTACACACCTGCACCAAAGGCAAGGCCAAGGACAGCCCTGTTTATCACCAACTGGGGAATCTTTAGCACAGTAGGTGCCTGTAGGTGTCTCTGTCAGGGTACTCACATTAAGCATGCTGAGTTTGGGCCTGCTGGCCTTCTCCTGACGCGAGGAGCGCGTGCGCGTGGATCTGCGGTGGTGCTTCCGGATCCTTCCTTCGCCCTTCCCGCCGTGCGTCCCCTCGTAGCCGTCACTCATCTCCTTCCCCGAGGTGGCGTCTGAGTTCACACTGGGCCACACAGAACAGCCAGGTCACGTCACCACACGGGCTGGAATGCTGGAGACATTCCAGAGGATGCCAACCTCGGAGGGCTGTTATCGAGTCATCTGGGTTTAGGCTCAGGGAAGAATTCACTCCCCATGAACGCCTCTGTGCATGAGCTCTAACAGTTGCTTTAGAAAACAAAGCTGGCTGGGCTGAAGATGATAGATACATGGGGCACAGAGGAGGCCCCGATACAGTTTCTGCTCTAGAGGATATTGTTTATTAAAATGTCACCTAATGGGAGTTTTAAATAAAAGAGCCTAGTTCCATTGAATTTGTTTGTTGTGCAGATCAAATAGATAACTTtggcttcctccctcttccctcttcaTCCAGCCATGTTGACTCAGACCCTCCATTCTCTGGGCTAGAAGTGCTGTCATGTCCATTGGACAAGTCTGGGCAGCTCTGCTCCCACCCACTCACCATCTGAGAGAGAACCACTGCTATCCAGCAATCTCTCCCTCATCATAACACCAAACCTGTCTCCCAGTGGACTGGGACATGCCCTTCACCTGAGCCTCAGAGAGcaccaccccttccccccctttcTAAAGCCCCATGACTCCCTCACAGTGAGAGGCCTTGGCAGACTGACCCATACCTGTCGTAGGTGTAGCTGTGTCCTGATGCTGGCTTCTCCGATGCGGCATCCTACAAAACAGACACGCCGTTTACGTCAATGGGGGGAGGATTGTCAGGAAAAAAGGGGGGGTCAAATGAGGCCTGTGTGGAGTAGAAGGACGGGAAGACcaaggagagacagggctgagaggggggtggagggaggcgtGTCCATACCTCCAGGCTGGGCTCTGCAGGGGCCTGTCCTGTGGGAGCACTGGCCTGGTTCTGCTGAGTCAGGCTGCTGCTGGCAGCTCCagcagatgatgatgatgatgtctggGAGCCAGAGGGCTGCGGCGCTGCAGGCTGGCTCTGGGCATGGACCGGATGCTGGCCCAGGTGGGGGTTCTGGTTGTGGTCCAGCTGGCTTGCTGCAGTGGTCGTGTCGTGTCCAGCTTGCATGGGAGAGGGGAACACTGCAGGCTGGGTGGGGAGGGCTGAGGGTCCAGGATCTGGGTGGCTGGGATGGGCCTGCTGATGAACCTGCTGCATGTGCACCAAGAAGATAAACAACTATTTATATTAAGACACACTAATTATGTGGCCACAGGACACAATAGCACACTAGAAAATGCATTTTGCAATCTGAGCAGTAGAAACAACTCAGGCCTCTTGATAACACACCAGAGCAGCAGCTCCTATATTTACCTGTGTTagaggctgagggctggggtcaggtaagggggctggctgggggacTGGGCCCCGCGGGGCGGCCGGACTGGGCTGTGGGAGGGGCGTCATATGcaaagcagtggagggggcGGGGATGAGCGCGGGCTGCGGATGAGGAACTTCAGTCTGAGCGCTCTGCAGCAGAGCAGTGGGgtagacctgctgctgctgaggcATGGTGGGCACCGCCGCGGCCAgctggggtgtgggggagaggatgagggtcaCAGGGGCCGAGGGAGCTAGAGCACTCTCCATGTgcaggggggacaggggggagacagggggggggagagtctgGCCAGGAGAGAGGTAGATAGGAGCCAGAgctggagcgagggaggaggcagtggaggaggggtaggGCTGGGAAGGGGGGCACGGGGCAGGATAGGAGGAGTCACATCCAGCCAAAGAGGCCACCACCTGGATGGTGGGATATGAAGCGGGAAACTGGGGGAaggaaaacagagagggagaaaaatagGCAAAAGAAGAAAGGAGGATGCTCTGGGTAAAACATGTCTGTATACAGATACTCAACGAGAACTAGCTATTACACAACTCCAACAGCATCTCCACCACCCACAGCCAAATACAAGTGAAGTAGACATCAGTTCTGAGCAGAAGGGACCAGAGAGACGTCTGGGGCAGTGTTGGGGGCGGAGCACAGGTTTACCTGGGCTGCATGTGGAGCGGGCAGAGAGGTGGAGATCTGCAGTGGTTGTATTTGTGGATGGACAGTCGGAGCCAATGAATGCTGGGAAGGGGCTTGTGCAGGCAGGCTGGATGACTGGTAGACATTCTGAACAAGGGTTGGCCCACCTGCACCATGCTGTGGCACACTCTGaccaggagggagagactgcacagacagacagacagacaggcagacgagagacagagagagagacagagaaaaaagagaattaTAGCGAGGGGAAGTTCGATGATGGCTGAGATCCCGGTTATATCTGTCATTTGGACATCTGTTTTTCCTGCTATTCACCCAGCTCAGAATGGTTTCATATTTCCCATCTTGTCTGTGCGGTTGGAGTCAGATAGCATCTGCagcgcacacacagccacagaacaGGCCTGCAGCGGACCcaaccattgttgttttcatttctccTCCATTTACTTCCAGTCTGGCCAGGGTTCAAAGACACCGTTTAGACGGCTCTTCTCCCTCTGTAGGAACGACTGGCCCCTCACAGCTCCAACACTAACAGACACGACTAACGACGCTAGTATGAGCGGAACACAAAGTGTCGGACACGCGGAGCCCTCATTTGTCTCTCTGTGGAAAAGGTCTGATGTAGCCCTGTGTGGCGGTGCGTGTTGTGAGCGAGGGTGTCGATTGGTTCTACCTGGTTCAGGAAAGCTGCAGGGTAGAGATATGGTTGGAACTATTGGGAAATACaaacacagggacagagaggtgaATACACAACTCAGAacaaaaaggtgtgtgtgtttgtgtgggggggggggggggggggggggggggggggggagacagtcaTAGTCGCTGTGGGCTCATCTCACCTgttgggcaggggggagggaagctGGTTGGTTGTGCTGTCCAGTAGGGGCTGCAGGTGGCAGGCTCTGGGGATGACCAGCGGGGGGGTTGTTCACTGGGTAGGACTGTGGGGCAGCCATCTGTTGAGGAGGACCAGGCTGATAGCTCTGGGCCCCCGCAGCAGGCGGTGTGCACATGTAGCCTGCCACTGGCACAGTCTGCTGGGGAGGGTGTGAAGCTGAGGGGGCATAGCTCTGGGGGGCAGTGTTCTGTGGCCCTGCTGGGGGGGCAGCGGGGTAACTCTGCAgggttggtggtggtggcaggGCGACTGGGACCGAGGAGGAGTAGTTCTGAGGCACAGGAGGCTGGCCTACCTGCTGGATGACCTGCGCAACCGACACCTGCCCTGTCTGCTGGGCCAGTAGACTGTTTTGGGTGTGTTGAAAAGAAGGCTGTCCCatttgttgttgtggttgttgacTACAGGTCTGTCCACTGGGCTGGCTGAGTTGCTGCTGGATCTGGGACTGTGCAGCCGGATGGCTGTGCTGCACTGTGACCGGGGCCATCTTCTGGCTGTGCTGCTGTTGAATAGGCACCTGCCCAGTCTGTTGGCTGTACTGCACTGGTGTAAAGTTAGCTATATTACTAGAGCTCTGTCCAGGCTGCTGACAAGGAGGTATGACtggacctggggctggggctaggactacggctggggctggggctacaCACTGTGTAGCTGCAACGGAGGCCTGGGCAGGGAACGGCTGTGGGGTGGGGACCATCGTAGAGGCTACAGATGCATAGCTCTTTGTCTGCTGTACAGAGCCCCCTGGAGTGGTGAAGTTCTGTGCAGTCGGATGCCGAGGCTGTGCTTCTGCTGCTACACAAGCTGCAGGTCCAGGCTGCTGGAGGGGCGTGGCAGTGGTCTGTTGTAAACTTGGAGGAGGGTAGCTCGCTGCAGGCTGAGTCTGCTGAAGAGCGGGAGACACAAAGCTCTGTTGGGACGCCGTCTGCTGGACTGGAGGCGCTGTGTAGCTAGCCCCTGCCTGCAGCTGCTGCAAGGCTGCCGCAGAGTAACCTGccgcctgctgctgctggctctgaGCCGGGTAGCTCTGCGCCGCCTGAGTCTGTGGAGGAGGAATGTATGGTGTAGAGTGACATGGTGCAGCTGGGTCTGTGTAGCTGGCTGTGGGGGCAGCGTGCTGgaggcctgctgctgctgctgagaagCCGGCCGAGGCTGAGGCGTGTTGGGCAGgctggggggcagaggggtagcTGTGTCCGGGCTGGAGGTGCTGCAGGGCCGGGCTGGAGCACAGCAGGCTCTGGAACGATGGATGGTTCTGGAGCACCGCAGAGCTGGACTGGAAGGACAGACAACGTGTCAGTACACAGACCTTCCAAATGTCAAAGCAATTACCTTTGCTCAGTTGAAATCTATTAAGTATGAATGACTGTCTTCCTCGGCCTATTGTATTGACTTCTGAAATAATACCAAACGTAAATACGGCTATGAAAAACACAGGATGCCAGTTATAATGAACAATGGATAAATACGTTTGAAAAACATCCATGGGAGAAATGAAAGCAGGACGAGACAGGTGTGGACAACaataagaggagggagggagagggaggaaggaaggggaggttAGAGAGAGAACAGCCACCATCCCACCCCCCTGACTGCTGCAGCCAACCGCACATCCTGGGTATGCAAGTCAAGGGAGGGGTAGAAGAAGCAAGCGGATCCGGGGGAAGAAGACAGCTGTGCACATGTTTTGCCATTGGGTcagtgaagcagagagaagacAATCATCAGGCCAGCTGGAGCTGGGAGAGGTGGTTAGTGTAGTGTTCATCCAGAGGCCCGGCCCCACAGATCCCCATCAGAACCAGCGGAGCAGGCGGAGGGACTAGAGCGCTCTACAGAGGTgaaaggtcagagggcagcagggtgcCCTCCCCTGGCAGCACTAAGAGAGACAGCCCTGAAGAGGCAGGGGGGGCGCCAGAGAGAGCAGATCAGCTCCATGCAGCACAGAGTTGGGCCTCCTACAGGCGGGGAGGAATAACCTCTCTAGTTAGAGCCCGATAGAGAGAAGTGGAGACTACAGGGGCTCCCCAAGCCCGTGGCTCAGTGTGACCTACCACTGCCATGGCCCCAGTGGCTCGCTGCTCCCCAGCACAGTAACTGGCCCTGCGGTCCTGGGGGCGGGCTGGGGGGGCCCTCTCCCCACCCAGACTGATGCCTGTCTGGAGACCCCCGTCTCCATAGCTATGAGCAGGCCTGTAGGTGGTGGGCagctggagcagggaggggCCCTGGTTGAAGGAGGTGGCGAGGGGGGCGGTCTTGCGGTTGATGATGTTGAAGAGGGACTTCTGGAACAGGGAGAAGTCTGAACCGTCGCTTCCCGCCCTGACCCTTCCTGAGCATGACGTGGTCACCCCAGGGAGGTGGGGCCTGTGggcgcagacacacagctgaGGCGGCATGGCaaccggggagggggggaacccCCCCTCCCGTGACctcagcaggagcagggagaggcagcCCTGGCACATGTGGGACCCGGCCTGggcctggtggtggtggggggagctGAGGCTGTGGAGCAGGCTCAGGTCAGAGTGTCTCCTCCCCCTTGGAACGGGCAAAGCTGGGCTCTCATGCGTGGCCTCCGACGACTGCTCCATGAAAGAGTCACTATGACGGCGCGACACCATCGAAGGCGAGAGGTGCGAAAGGGGAAACGTGGTGCTGTGGGAGGGGAAGCCGTCCTCTGCTTCGGAGTAGCCCTCGGAGGCGCTGGTGTCTGATTGGTCGCCGGTTGGTGACGAGGCGGGGCTGACGGGCTCAGAGTGCTGCGACTGgaagagggtgtggaggtgggccATGTGGTGGCCCTTCAGCGTGTCAATGACCGAGGTGCTGCCTCTCCGCACCCCCccgcccagccctgcccccggCCGGAGCTCCTGACCGGgggctcccagcccccccctctcacatGACCTGGGCCGCTGAGAGGGCAGACACGGGCCGCTGCGCTGGCGCTGATGTGGCCCAATCCCCCCACAGGTAAAACATGTTACTCAGTCCCACAGCACACGTGTACAAGCAACACACAGACAACTGGAGGGGAACGGATACGGATGAAGGACCAAACATGTCGAGCTTTAAAGATATACCGCATTTGAGGCTTGCTGTGCAATATGGGTTTGTGTGTCAATATTGGGACGTCCGGTTCACCCATATGTGCATGTACAAATATGCAAGAAATGCATTTAAATCAGGATCGATGTGGTCATTTCCAAATTGATGCGTGTTGCATACATGCATATTAACGATCCAATATGTTCATGTGTATGTTAATgacctgggtgtgtgttgagtgtgccAGTCTATGTGTATGTTGCTGGCAGACACAGACCTGctgtgttgccatggagatgggCTCCAGCAGGGACTGGTAGAGGACACTGTGCTGGCTGCTGTGGGAGTCAGAATACACAGTGGAGCCCAGGCCGCTGTCAAAGGTGCTGTCTGCTGCTGagacacaggggagaggaggagggccaactcattacacatacacacacacagcccatcgCACACAGATCAGGTGAACCACGCCCACGTCacaaggaaggaggggggtctTACATGTGACAGAGGTGGTGCTGGTTGGTAGGTTACACAGCCGGGCGTGCTGGTCTGCCTCGGGCTCCTCTGGCTCCTGCAGGGGGGGCTGTTTTCCCTGTGTTACCCCACTGGAGGTGCCCTGGGGTGGGGCGCCGTGGGCCCCAGGCCCCCCCTCCGCCTGGTCCACCGCTGGTCCAGCTGATAcggtcctctccctcctccactttaTCAAGGCCACACGGTCCCTGATGGACTTCCCGACAATCTTGGCGTCACTCTCGTGGAAGAAGCCAGACTCCAcctgacagagagggggaggatgcgGGGCTTGAGCTCAAGTATTTTTAGACGTGAATGCGCGAGAGACAGAGTGcaaggggatggagagaaggaggagggagcgagagagtacagagagagagagagagagagagagagagagagagagagagagagagagagagagagagagagagagagagagagagagagagagagagagagagagagagagagagagagagagagagagagagagagagagagagagagagagagagagagagagagaaagagaacgacaGAAGAAAGGAACAGGATGTCTATTTTAAAGAGGTGAGTGGAGGAGTCCTCAGCTGGGTTCAGGGGGTTCACTAACAGACAGAACACGGCCGCTCAGACCTTCTGCTGACAACAACATGACTGAAAGACGACCAAAGGAGCCTGGAGGAAACCAAACACACGACTCAACACCTCTGTTGGTTAGAGCTTTCCGTACATTAGCCAGAGTGACTGACTGAACGGACCTAATATAATACACTAATTGAACTTACACAGGAATGGACAAGCTAAATATATGATGCACTCCATAAACAAGTCCTCAAAGAGAAACCCTGGCATCATGAAAAGGCATTCTTTCTGTTGACTGAGTAAGGAGAGAGCATGACCAGAGAC of the Hypomesus transpacificus isolate Combined female chromosome 18, fHypTra1, whole genome shotgun sequence genome contains:
- the LOC124480161 gene encoding serine/threonine-protein kinase WNK2-like isoform X1, whose amino-acid sequence is MESGDESNSEAPLGFKYPSVPNSKCELNINMYETISDGNVNKMETSTVVRGGSDPSPPSNYQRIVRQRFIRRSLWFSDSDEQAFEAPECDNRNKILNINLRTIVDRTRGTRSGLQEGSSTESQAGQKDSATESASADDEKEKAGDKLGVVSIDGGKNAIKAASDENEEEAEMKAVSTSPGGRFLKFDIELGRGSFKTVYKGLDTDTWVEVAWCELQDRKLTKAERQRFKEEAEMLKGLQHPNIVRFYDFWESPLKGKKCIVLVTELMTSGTLKTYLKRFKVMKPKVLRSWCRQILKGLHFLHTRTPPIIHRDLKCDNIFITGPTGSVKIGDLGLATLKRASFAKSVIGTPEFMAPEMYEEHYDEAVDVYAFGMCMLEMATSEYPYSECQNAAQIYRKVTSGVKPASYNKVMDPEIKEIIGECICQKKEERYSIKELLNHAFFAEDTGVRVELAEEDDGKKASIALKLWVEDPKKLKGKYKESGAIEFSFDLETEVPEGVAQEMVESGFFHESDAKIVGKSIRDRVALIKWRRERTVSAGPAVDQAEGGPGAHGAPPQGTSSGVTQGKQPPLQEPEEPEADQHARLCNLPTSTTSVTSADSTFDSGLGSTVYSDSHSSQHSVLYQSLLEPISMATQQRQRSGPCLPSQRPRSCERGGLGAPGQELRPGAGLGGGVRRGSTSVIDTLKGHHMAHLHTLFQSQHSEPVSPASSPTGDQSDTSASEGYSEAEDGFPSHSTTFPLSHLSPSMVSRRHSDSFMEQSSEATHESPALPVPRGRRHSDLSLLHSLSSPHHHQAQAGSHMCQGCLSLLLLRSREGGFPPSPVAMPPQLCVCAHRPHLPGVTTSCSGRVRAGSDGSDFSLFQKSLFNIINRKTAPLATSFNQGPSLLQLPTTYRPAHSYGDGGLQTGISLGGERAPPARPQDRRASYCAGEQRATGAMAVSSSAVLQNHPSFQSLLCSSPALQHLQPGHSYPSAPQPAQHASASAGFSAAAAGLQHAAPTASYTDPAAPCHSTPYIPPPQTQAAQSYPAQSQQQQAAGYSAAALQQLQAGASYTAPPVQQTASQQSFVSPALQQTQPAASYPPPSLQQTTATPLQQPGPAACVAAEAQPRHPTAQNFTTPGGSVQQTKSYASVASTMVPTPQPFPAQASVAATQCVAPAPAVVLAPAPGPVIPPCQQPGQSSSNIANFTPVQYSQQTGQVPIQQQHSQKMAPVTVQHSHPAAQSQIQQQLSQPSGQTCSQQPQQQMGQPSFQHTQNSLLAQQTGQVSVAQVIQQVGQPPVPQNYSSSVPVALPPPPTLQSYPAAPPAGPQNTAPQSYAPSASHPPQQTVPVAGYMCTPPAAGAQSYQPGPPQQMAAPQSYPVNNPPAGHPQSLPPAAPTGQHNQPASLPPAQQFQPYLYPAAFLNQSLPPGQSVPQHGAGGPTLVQNVYQSSSLPAQAPSQHSLAPTVHPQIQPLQISTSLPAPHAAQFPASYPTIQVVASLAGCDSSYPAPCPPSQPYPSSTASSLAPALAPIYLSPGQTLPPPVSPLSPLHMESALAPSAPVTLILSPTPQLAAAVPTMPQQQQVYPTALLQSAQTEVPHPQPALIPAPSTALHMTPLPQPSPAAPRGPVPQPAPLPDPSPQPLTQQVHQQAHPSHPDPGPSALPTQPAVFPSPMQAGHDTTTAASQLDHNQNPHLGQHPVHAQSQPAAPQPSGSQTSSSSSAGAASSSLTQQNQASAPTGQAPAEPSLEDAASEKPASGHSYTYDSVNSDATSGKEMSDGYEGTHGGKGEGRIRKHHRRSTRTRSSRQEKASRPKLSMLNVCNTGDKMVECQLETHNHKMVTFKFDLDGDAPEEIATYMVENDFILPLEKEMFIDQLKDIVDKAEDMLSEDTEGERGSDQGSSPQQSQGAGPLGAEVIKSATPNSPQLVYQQNVLHTGKRWFIICPVAETPPPDREHSPAHASTAKESGGPASSVKSSSSTPQVPAPVSSTPSAPADSAQPQEPQVGKARVQHIQPSIAKASTVVTVDRHNSLSIDKPCIATVSMVTDLPCCPIVPPVSLDVTLGHKGASGASSVTNQEASPTGEPPPPLASHQSVVLQQPYATPILSGTVTSQPQSPAHQAVPGSSQQPGGPGGSGGGGPGESDGEGPPRVEFVDRTIKTLDEKLRNLLYQEYAPSQPSSTASDPQGSSTEGVSDSQTTGEGGPGRKGELLPQIPERADSLGLSDSAVPASGKVLDNDNSNSHDSNSRFQIVPTPPDVVRRLEKTRKGRSSSSSLAPSSGSGGSHAPKEPGARRGQGCVAVGRFSVVTAEEGPEAGPKPHSSNRYSAPPNFYRDTSSPDFTPTHIPRAQTIDTPTHYSFRLYSDSGEEDSSSLAPPPAHNPPPAHALSEHSGSDLMKRAVAFLRRSGRSNSTQSSDSPSRQPVALNGHAPSPPGGHAQSSYVSSDNDSEFEDADMRKELQRLKEKHTKEISELQAFQRNEIEHLYKELGKTLPPSVGLLHAAPPSGRRRRASKHKLKTGKLLNPMVQQLKKKLNTTTGERKGESAASSSGSPAKSSVQSDASTRSSGSSSSSSSTSAPSPAPEPVHTQQPCSLKGSLSSDNIYAALHGDGMTTNTGPGQGSSHSASAAQTASNPPQPVSAAGAGPPQSPQPIPGLVQVQTNNSNNKKGMFTDDLHKLVDDWTKETLAAANQPRPSLNQIKQQRHKQDLEGRAMPLGRAFQEVRSHMTPNQFQLPLSCPLTAALSSVMPAATLGAHQSAMLQPEYLVPAGSYGGVVTGALYPQQWSGMPSPVGLLGTAGVLPPYPTMDNAGVQAYPMTLHSPDSTFPSTRTT